One Streptomyces sp. V4I8 genomic window carries:
- a CDS encoding NUDIX domain-containing protein produces MATPDFIRTIRASAGHQLLWLPGVSAVVFDDEGRVLLGQRADNGKWTVINGIPDPGEQPAVAAVREVYEETGVRCVAERIVLVRSGSEVTYPNGDTCQFMDITFRCRAVGGEARVNDDESLQVGWYEVDALPAMDERQLFRIKQAQCDEPTWFEPMSSD; encoded by the coding sequence ATGGCTACTCCTGACTTCATTCGTACGATCCGGGCCTCCGCCGGTCACCAACTGCTGTGGCTCCCCGGGGTCAGCGCCGTCGTCTTCGACGACGAGGGACGGGTCCTGCTGGGGCAGCGCGCGGACAACGGCAAGTGGACGGTGATCAACGGCATCCCGGACCCGGGTGAGCAGCCCGCGGTCGCCGCCGTGCGGGAGGTGTACGAGGAGACGGGCGTCCGGTGCGTCGCCGAGCGGATCGTCCTGGTCAGGTCGGGCAGTGAGGTCACCTATCCCAACGGCGACACGTGCCAGTTCATGGACATCACCTTCCGCTGCCGTGCCGTGGGCGGCGAGGCACGCGTGAACGACGACGAGTCCCTCCAGGTGGGCTGGTACGAGGTGGACGCACTGCCCGCGATGGACGAGCGTCAGCTGTTCCGGATCAAGCAGGCACAGTGCGATGAACCCACGTGGTTCGAGCCCATGAGTTCGGACTGA
- the lnt gene encoding apolipoprotein N-acyltransferase, whose translation MTVTATSVGEPDQLPAQTAPASRAARLMRLVPALAAALSGVLLYVSFPPRTLWWLALPAFAVFGWVLRGRSWKAGLGLGYLFGLGFLLPLLVWTGVEVGPGPWLALVAIEAVFVALVGAGITAVSKLPGWPVWAAALWIAGEGARARAPFNGFPWGKIAFGQADGVFLPLAAVGGTPVLGFAVVLCGFGLYEVVRLADERRRTRAVQRSAAAVALLSVAVPVVGAVAARPLVSDKAENGTATVAVIQGNVPRAGLDFNSQRRAVLDYHARETERLAAEVKAGKVAQPDFVLWPENSSDIDPFANADARAVIDTAAKAIGVPISVGGVVERDGKLLNEQILWDPAKGPVDTYDKRQIQPFGEYLPLRSIVGAINENWTSMVRQDFSRGSEPGVFTMGGAKVGLVTCYEAAFDWTVRSEVTDGAQMISVPSNNATFDRSEMTYQQLAMSRVRAVEHSRTVTVPVTSGVSAIIMPDGTITQRTGMFVADSLVQKVPLRSSETPATRVGILPEMALLLVAAGGLGWAIGAGLRTRRAGDM comes from the coding sequence GTGACCGTCACTGCAACTTCCGTGGGCGAGCCGGACCAGCTGCCAGCGCAGACAGCGCCCGCCTCGCGCGCGGCACGGCTCATGCGCTTGGTCCCGGCCCTCGCCGCCGCGCTCTCCGGAGTGCTGCTCTACGTCAGCTTCCCGCCGCGCACCCTGTGGTGGCTGGCCCTGCCGGCCTTCGCCGTCTTCGGCTGGGTGCTGCGCGGCCGCAGCTGGAAGGCGGGCCTCGGCCTCGGCTATCTCTTCGGCCTCGGCTTCCTGCTCCCGCTGCTGGTGTGGACCGGAGTGGAGGTCGGCCCCGGCCCCTGGCTGGCGCTGGTCGCCATCGAGGCGGTCTTCGTCGCGTTGGTGGGCGCGGGAATCACGGCGGTGTCCAAGCTGCCGGGGTGGCCCGTGTGGGCGGCCGCGCTGTGGATCGCCGGAGAGGGGGCACGCGCGCGTGCGCCTTTCAACGGCTTCCCCTGGGGCAAGATCGCCTTCGGCCAGGCCGACGGCGTCTTCCTGCCGCTCGCCGCGGTGGGCGGCACACCGGTGCTCGGCTTCGCCGTCGTGCTGTGCGGCTTCGGTCTGTACGAGGTCGTCCGCCTGGCGGACGAGCGGCGGCGAACCCGGGCCGTCCAGCGCTCCGCGGCGGCGGTGGCCCTGCTGAGCGTGGCCGTACCGGTGGTGGGCGCCGTGGCCGCACGGCCGCTGGTCAGCGACAAGGCCGAGAACGGCACCGCGACCGTCGCGGTCATCCAGGGCAATGTGCCGCGCGCCGGACTGGACTTCAACTCCCAGCGGCGAGCCGTGCTGGACTACCACGCGCGCGAGACCGAGCGGCTGGCCGCCGAGGTCAAGGCGGGCAAGGTCGCCCAGCCCGACTTCGTGCTGTGGCCCGAGAACTCCTCCGACATCGACCCGTTCGCCAACGCCGACGCCCGCGCCGTCATCGACACGGCGGCCAAGGCGATCGGCGTGCCCATCTCCGTCGGCGGCGTCGTCGAGCGGGACGGCAAGCTGCTCAACGAGCAGATCCTGTGGGACCCGGCCAAGGGGCCCGTCGACACGTACGACAAGCGGCAGATCCAGCCGTTCGGCGAGTACCTGCCGTTGCGCTCGATCGTCGGGGCGATCAACGAGAACTGGACCTCGATGGTCCGCCAGGACTTCAGCCGGGGCAGCGAGCCGGGCGTCTTCACCATGGGCGGTGCCAAGGTCGGCCTCGTCACCTGCTACGAGGCGGCGTTCGACTGGACCGTGCGCTCCGAGGTCACCGACGGCGCCCAGATGATCTCCGTGCCGAGCAACAACGCCACCTTCGACCGCAGCGAGATGACCTATCAGCAACTCGCGATGTCCCGCGTCCGCGCGGTCGAGCACAGCCGGACCGTCACCGTCCCGGTGACCAGCGGCGTCAGCGCGATCATCATGCCGGACGGGACGATCACGCAGCGGACGGGCATGTTCGTGGCCGACTCGCTCGTCCAGAAGGTGCCACTGCGCTCCAGCGAGACGCCCGCCACGCGGGTCGGCATCCTGCCGGAGATGGCCCTGCTGCTGGTCGCCGCGGGCGGTCTCGGCTGGGCGATCGGCGCCGGCCTGCGGACACGGCGCGCCGGTGACATGTAG
- a CDS encoding O-antigen ligase family protein: MTSAAGPDEDSDRRNVSDAAGVVVLGACAAWSLISAAVHDGRPEGVLLAILAVAAGYAAGRIGGALLPVAAPCAGALAGVGLTLSVPHLSPGPQIVAPLGHTGATAAVLTLSAGAACCAAWATAAPGLRLGLRALAAGIAVTAAVLGSTTGFVTCSAVLVCSLAAGHLRHRGPGILGLALAAVSVTGLTWTVAGNALPDGLAAWLETQLTRHRIELWHDALSMAGRDPALGVGPGRFGEFSTTATATALSDGKPHSAPLQQAAEQGVVGVLLLAAAFCWMLFALWRTARPTPVALTAGAALTALAAIAAVGNALSFTAVSVGAGLLAGLATARPIADGSPQREIDVRARGDRQAS, encoded by the coding sequence ATGACGTCTGCGGCAGGTCCGGATGAGGACAGCGACAGACGAAACGTTTCTGATGCGGCCGGCGTAGTGGTGCTGGGGGCCTGCGCCGCCTGGTCGCTGATCTCGGCCGCCGTACATGACGGGCGGCCCGAGGGTGTCCTGCTCGCCATCCTCGCGGTGGCGGCCGGTTATGCCGCCGGGCGGATCGGCGGGGCGCTGTTGCCGGTCGCCGCGCCCTGCGCCGGAGCACTGGCCGGAGTGGGCCTGACGCTGAGCGTTCCGCACCTGTCCCCCGGGCCCCAGATCGTCGCGCCGCTGGGACATACCGGGGCCACCGCCGCCGTGCTGACCCTCTCGGCGGGCGCCGCGTGCTGCGCCGCCTGGGCCACCGCGGCACCCGGCCTACGCCTGGGCCTGCGGGCGCTGGCCGCCGGAATCGCGGTGACCGCGGCGGTTCTGGGCTCGACCACCGGCTTCGTGACCTGTTCCGCCGTCCTGGTCTGCTCGCTCGCCGCGGGCCACCTCCGCCATCGCGGCCCGGGCATCCTGGGACTGGCTCTGGCCGCCGTCTCGGTCACCGGCCTGACCTGGACGGTCGCCGGGAACGCGCTGCCCGACGGACTCGCCGCCTGGCTGGAGACTCAGCTCACGCGACACCGGATCGAGCTGTGGCACGACGCCCTGAGCATGGCGGGACGGGACCCCGCCCTGGGCGTGGGCCCGGGACGCTTCGGTGAGTTCAGTACGACGGCCACCGCGACGGCGCTGTCCGACGGCAAGCCCCACTCGGCACCCCTGCAACAGGCGGCGGAACAGGGAGTCGTCGGCGTGCTGCTGCTGGCGGCGGCCTTCTGCTGGATGCTGTTCGCGCTGTGGCGCACCGCGCGCCCCACTCCCGTCGCCCTCACCGCGGGTGCGGCCCTGACGGCGCTGGCGGCGATCGCCGCGGTCGGCAACGCGCTCAGCTTCACCGCGGTGTCGGTGGGCGCGGGCCTGCTGGCGGGGCTGGCCACGGCACGCCCGATCGCCGACGGGTCACCGCAGCGCGAGATCGACGTACGCGCGCGTGGCGATCGGCAGGCCTCATGA
- a CDS encoding glutamate racemase, with protein MKIALMDSGIGLLAATAAVRRLRPDADLVLSLDPDGMPWGPRAPEDFTQRAVAVADAAAAHRPDALIIGCNTATVHALHTLRARLEPGIPVIGTVPAIKPAAAGGGPFAIWATPATTGSPYQRGLIKDFADGVTVTEVPCFGLAEAVEHADQTAIEAAVAAAAALTPDDVTTVVLGCTHYELVAERIRAAVQRPGFPPLVLHGSAGAVAAQALRRLGEQPAPAAQANGTLTVLLSGREGMLPEPALAYEEGRLLQAISPAR; from the coding sequence GTGAAGATCGCGCTGATGGACTCCGGAATCGGCTTGCTCGCGGCCACCGCCGCCGTACGGCGGCTGCGCCCCGACGCTGATCTCGTGCTCTCGCTCGACCCCGACGGCATGCCCTGGGGCCCCAGGGCCCCCGAAGACTTCACACAGCGCGCCGTGGCCGTCGCCGACGCCGCCGCAGCGCACCGGCCCGACGCACTCATCATCGGCTGCAACACCGCGACCGTGCACGCGCTGCACACCCTGCGCGCCCGCCTCGAACCCGGCATACCGGTCATCGGTACGGTCCCGGCGATCAAGCCGGCCGCGGCCGGTGGCGGCCCCTTCGCCATCTGGGCCACGCCCGCGACCACCGGCAGCCCCTACCAGCGAGGTCTCATCAAGGACTTCGCCGACGGCGTGACCGTCACGGAAGTGCCGTGCTTCGGGCTGGCCGAGGCCGTCGAGCACGCGGACCAGACGGCGATCGAGGCCGCCGTCGCCGCAGCCGCCGCACTGACCCCCGACGACGTGACGACCGTCGTTCTGGGCTGCACGCACTACGAGCTCGTGGCCGAGCGGATCCGCGCCGCCGTCCAGCGCCCCGGCTTCCCCCCGCTCGTCCTGCACGGCTCCGCCGGAGCGGTCGCCGCGCAGGCGCTGCGCCGACTGGGCGAGCAGCCCGCTCCCGCAGCCCAGGCGAACGGCACATTGACAGTGCTGCTGAGCGGCCGGGAGGGCATGCTCCCCGAGCCCGCCCTCGCCTACGAGGAAGGCCGTCTCCTGCAGGCGATCAGCCCCGCACGGTAA
- a CDS encoding glycosyltransferase, which yields MSAIAWTAAGSLAAWLWLLLCQGLFWRTDVRLPKRREPDEWPSVCVVVPARDEAAVLPASLPSLLAQEYPGRAEIFLIDDGSSDGTGELARELARRHGGLPLTVGSPGEPPAGWTGKLWAVRHGIGLARARGPEYLLLTDADIAHAPDSLRELVAAARTGGFDAVSQMARLRVESLWERLVVPAFVYFFAQLYPFRRIGRKGTRTAAAAGGCVLLRAEAAERARIPDAIRHAVIDDVALARAVKSGGGHIWLGLAERVDSVRPYPRLRDLWRMVSRSAYAQLRHNPLLLAGTVAGLALVYLVPPVALVAGLVGGDTATAAWGGLAWLVMTGTYVPMLRYYRQSLWLAPLLPFTAFLYLLMTVDSAVQHYRGRGAAWKGRTYTRPDAVPDEG from the coding sequence GTGAGCGCCATCGCGTGGACCGCCGCCGGATCACTCGCCGCCTGGCTGTGGCTGCTGCTCTGCCAGGGCCTCTTCTGGCGTACGGACGTCAGACTTCCGAAGCGGAGGGAACCGGACGAGTGGCCGTCGGTCTGCGTCGTCGTCCCGGCACGGGACGAGGCCGCGGTACTTCCCGCGAGCCTGCCGTCGCTGCTCGCGCAGGAGTATCCGGGGCGCGCGGAGATCTTCCTGATCGACGACGGCAGCTCGGACGGCACGGGTGAACTGGCGCGCGAGCTCGCTCGGCGGCACGGCGGACTGCCGCTGACCGTGGGCTCCCCCGGCGAGCCACCGGCCGGCTGGACCGGCAAGCTGTGGGCGGTGCGCCACGGTATCGGGCTGGCACGCGCGCGTGGCCCCGAGTACCTGCTGCTGACGGACGCCGATATCGCGCATGCGCCCGACAGCCTGCGGGAGCTGGTCGCGGCGGCGCGCACCGGGGGCTTCGACGCCGTCTCGCAGATGGCCCGGCTACGGGTGGAGAGCCTGTGGGAACGGCTGGTCGTGCCGGCCTTCGTCTACTTCTTCGCCCAGCTGTATCCGTTCCGCCGGATCGGCAGGAAGGGGACACGTACGGCGGCCGCGGCCGGCGGGTGCGTACTGCTGCGCGCCGAGGCCGCGGAACGGGCGCGGATTCCGGACGCCATCCGGCACGCCGTCATTGACGACGTGGCGCTCGCGCGGGCCGTCAAGAGCGGCGGCGGCCACATCTGGCTGGGCCTCGCCGAGCGGGTGGACAGCGTGCGCCCGTATCCACGGCTGCGCGATCTGTGGCGGATGGTCTCGCGCAGCGCGTACGCGCAGCTGCGGCACAACCCTCTGCTGCTGGCCGGGACGGTGGCCGGGCTCGCGCTGGTGTATCTGGTGCCGCCCGTGGCTCTGGTCGCGGGGCTGGTCGGTGGGGATACGGCGACGGCGGCGTGGGGCGGTCTCGCGTGGCTGGTGATGACAGGGACGTACGTCCCGATGCTCCGCTACTATCGCCAGTCGCTGTGGCTCGCTCCCCTGCTGCCGTTCACCGCGTTCCTCTATCTCCTGATGACGGTCGACTCGGCGGTGCAGCACTACAGGGGGCGGGGCGCGGCCTGGAAGGGCCGCACCTACACGCGTCCGGACGCGGTGCCCGACGAGGGCTGA
- a CDS encoding TerD family protein, whose amino-acid sequence MSKGSNVPVPTTALRVELGWRSGPGVPDADASALLLVGGKVRSDGDFVFYNQPAHSSGAVRHEGKRDAGGRVTDSLLVDLARVEPAIETVILAASSDGGAFGRVPELYIEVKDAAQSTPVARFDSMGATVETAFVLGEFYRRQGAWKFRAVGQGYGSGLEGLATDYGITVDEPQQEAPTPPPPPVASPMTPPPPMAPPATMQPPAMPPVPPPVPQTAPLSLSKVTLTKASPSVSLTKQGGTSGALRVNLNWQVRKQFSGWASKLGRSVAMHNDLDLDLCALYELADGRKGVIQSLGNAFGALHQPPYILLDGDDRTGAVASGENLTVNLDHQQSFRRILVFVTIYEGARSFADLNATVTLTPQHGAPVDFSLDECTVPSTVCALTLITNTGSDLVVQREARYLVPERGVSPQRTVDHAYAWGMNWTPGRK is encoded by the coding sequence ATGTCGAAAGGATCGAATGTTCCGGTGCCGACGACGGCACTGCGGGTCGAATTGGGCTGGCGCTCCGGACCGGGCGTGCCCGACGCGGACGCCTCGGCGCTGCTACTGGTCGGCGGAAAGGTCCGTTCCGACGGGGACTTCGTCTTCTACAACCAGCCCGCGCACTCCTCCGGCGCCGTCCGGCACGAGGGCAAGCGGGACGCCGGCGGCCGGGTGACCGACAGCCTGCTCGTCGACCTCGCGCGCGTGGAGCCCGCGATCGAGACCGTCATCCTCGCCGCCTCCTCGGACGGCGGCGCGTTCGGCCGGGTGCCGGAGCTCTACATCGAAGTCAAGGACGCCGCCCAGAGCACCCCCGTCGCGCGCTTCGACAGCATGGGTGCCACCGTGGAAACCGCTTTCGTGCTAGGTGAGTTCTACCGCCGCCAGGGCGCCTGGAAGTTCCGCGCCGTCGGCCAGGGATACGGCAGCGGTCTCGAAGGCCTGGCCACCGATTACGGCATCACGGTCGACGAACCCCAGCAGGAGGCGCCCACACCGCCGCCCCCGCCGGTCGCCTCCCCGATGACCCCGCCCCCGCCCATGGCGCCTCCGGCCACCATGCAGCCGCCCGCCATGCCGCCGGTTCCCCCGCCCGTACCCCAGACTGCGCCGCTCAGCCTCAGCAAGGTGACGCTCACCAAGGCCTCCCCCTCGGTCTCACTGACCAAGCAGGGCGGCACCTCGGGCGCCCTGCGCGTGAACCTCAACTGGCAGGTGCGCAAGCAGTTCTCGGGCTGGGCGAGCAAACTGGGCCGCTCGGTCGCCATGCACAACGACCTCGACCTCGACCTGTGCGCCCTGTACGAGCTCGCCGACGGCAGGAAGGGAGTGATCCAGTCCCTCGGTAACGCTTTCGGTGCCCTGCACCAGCCCCCGTACATCCTCCTCGACGGCGACGACCGCACCGGCGCCGTGGCCAGTGGCGAGAACCTCACCGTCAACCTCGACCACCAGCAGTCCTTCCGGCGCATCCTGGTCTTCGTGACCATCTACGAAGGGGCGCGCTCCTTCGCAGACCTGAACGCCACGGTCACGCTCACGCCGCAGCACGGCGCGCCGGTCGATTTCTCGCTCGACGAGTGCACGGTCCCCTCGACGGTCTGCGCGCTCACCCTGATCACCAACACCGGCAGCGACCTGGTCGTCCAGCGCGAGGCCCGCTACCTGGTGCCCGAGCGCGGGGTGAGCCCGCAGCGCACGGTCGACCACGCCTACGCATGGGGCATGAACTGGACGCCCGGCCGCAAGTAG
- a CDS encoding DUF6643 family protein — protein sequence MTSPRSTYGGGYYSASFPDTPIYDSLVAERGTPQIAPIRVPAAYDMPGGNLPALPSALPALPAAPSQPSYGYPQAQQPAPLQQAPAAYIPQQAAAPRGYPGPQAQQPRPVAPGGMGYEAMRPAAPRPAAAPYQDPYNNQQYRGY from the coding sequence ATGACCTCCCCCCGCTCCACCTATGGCGGCGGCTACTACTCCGCCTCCTTCCCGGACACTCCGATCTACGACTCGCTCGTGGCCGAGCGGGGCACCCCGCAGATCGCCCCGATCCGGGTCCCCGCCGCATACGACATGCCGGGCGGCAATCTGCCCGCGCTGCCGTCGGCGCTGCCCGCCCTCCCGGCGGCCCCGTCCCAGCCCTCCTACGGTTATCCGCAGGCGCAGCAGCCCGCTCCGCTACAGCAGGCGCCCGCGGCGTACATCCCGCAGCAGGCGGCCGCGCCCCGCGGCTATCCGGGTCCGCAGGCGCAGCAGCCTCGGCCGGTGGCACCCGGCGGCATGGGCTACGAGGCGATGCGCCCCGCGGCTCCCCGCCCCGCCGCGGCGCCTTACCAGGACCCGTACAACAACCAGCAGTATCGCGGCTACTGA
- a CDS encoding MOSC domain-containing protein yields MGHAQLKSIHVHPVKAFRGTAPREAVVEPWGLAGDRRWALIDDGGKVVTQRQQPRLALAAAELLPGGGVRLSAPGMDPLTVSVPTTAGTVPMQIFRDKVEAVLAEDDAAHAWCSAFLGTDTRLVHMDAPGTRRPVDPEYALPGETVSFADGFPLLVTTTASLDALNSLIARGDHADEGPLPMNRFRPNVVVSGTTAWAEDDWSRIAIGEVTFRVPKKCGRCVVTTTDQATAERGREPLHTLGRHRRLDGKLVFGQNMVPVSGGTIRVGDPVTILG; encoded by the coding sequence ATGGGGCACGCGCAGCTGAAGTCGATTCACGTTCATCCGGTCAAGGCGTTCCGGGGCACAGCGCCCCGGGAGGCCGTCGTGGAGCCCTGGGGGCTGGCCGGAGACCGACGCTGGGCGCTGATCGACGACGGGGGAAAGGTCGTGACGCAGCGTCAGCAACCGCGCCTCGCGCTGGCCGCCGCCGAGCTCCTGCCCGGCGGCGGCGTCCGGTTGTCCGCGCCCGGCATGGACCCGCTGACCGTGTCCGTTCCGACCACGGCCGGCACCGTGCCGATGCAGATCTTCCGTGACAAGGTCGAAGCGGTCCTCGCCGAGGACGATGCCGCGCACGCCTGGTGCAGTGCCTTTCTCGGCACCGACACGCGCCTCGTGCACATGGACGCCCCCGGCACACGTCGCCCCGTCGACCCGGAGTACGCGCTGCCGGGCGAGACGGTCAGCTTCGCCGACGGCTTCCCACTGCTGGTCACCACCACAGCCTCCCTCGACGCGCTCAACTCCCTCATCGCGCGAGGTGATCACGCGGACGAGGGCCCGTTGCCCATGAACCGCTTCCGCCCGAACGTGGTCGTCTCGGGCACCACCGCCTGGGCGGAGGACGACTGGTCGCGCATCGCCATCGGCGAGGTCACCTTCCGTGTTCCCAAGAAGTGCGGGCGCTGCGTGGTGACCACGACCGACCAGGCCACCGCCGAGCGCGGCAGGGAGCCCCTGCACACCCTGGGCAGGCATCGGCGCCTGGACGGCAAGCTGGTGTTCGGACAGAACATGGTTCCCGTCTCCGGCGGCACGATCCGGGTCGGCGATCCGGTCACGATCCTCGGCTGA
- a CDS encoding right-handed parallel beta-helix repeat-containing protein — MAQGTVQVTHTGTSRWRRRTGEYASLAAALEAAAEGDVLTVAPGTYRENLVVQRAVTLRGPEGSPGSVRIAPLDGVPLTVRASAVVQDLHVEGQDAAAPAVLVEEGAPELSDVRIVTRSAAGIEVRGGARPTVRRCTVDNPAGIGIAVLDGGGGVFEECEVVAAGQAGIAVRGGAHPRLERCRVHHASGSGLTATGENSALEAVGCEVYEVRGSGVQITGRATAHLTDCDVHRTTADGVTLDTDAVLTLADCRIHDIPENAVDLRSRSVLTLTRTTVRQFGRNGLSVWDPGTRVDANQCEIFDSTGDYPAVWVSDGATAVLDSCRVHDVPDALFVLDRGSRADVVDSDLSQVRNTAVSVSDGATAQLDDCRIRDAATGAWFRDHGSGGTLNNCTLDGNQTGVIVTKGADPTIERCTVESPAEAGFYVSAGGRGTFLNCRVRGSAGYGFHVIDGCRTTLRKCRTERCARGGYEFADGGPDAASGGPDVEDCTSDESAGLRPPVPAPETAVQTVGQSPGLLGAIPGQRSTEQEPLIAASEPEQPTRTSKAVLGELDALVGLESVKREVRALTDMIEVGRRRQQAGLKAASVKRHLVFTGSPGTGKTTVARLYGEILASLGVLEKGHLVEVSRVDLVGEHIGSTAIRTQEAFDKARGGVLFIDEAYALSPEDSGRDFGKEAIDTLVKLMEDHRDAVVVIVAGYTAEMERFLSVNPGVASRFSRTITFSDYGPDELLRIVDQQAEEHEYRLGPGVAEALRKYFTAIPKGPAFGNGRTARQTFEAMVERHASRVAQLDEPSTDDLTLLYEEDLPELP; from the coding sequence ATGGCACAGGGCACGGTCCAGGTGACGCACACCGGCACATCGCGGTGGCGGCGCCGCACGGGTGAGTACGCGTCGCTCGCCGCCGCCCTGGAGGCCGCGGCCGAAGGTGACGTCCTCACCGTCGCGCCCGGCACCTACCGGGAGAACCTCGTCGTCCAGCGGGCGGTGACCCTCCGCGGCCCCGAGGGCTCCCCGGGTTCGGTACGGATCGCGCCGCTCGACGGTGTGCCGCTGACGGTGCGCGCCTCGGCCGTGGTTCAGGACCTGCATGTGGAGGGTCAGGACGCGGCGGCGCCCGCTGTGCTCGTGGAGGAGGGTGCCCCGGAGCTGTCGGACGTCCGGATCGTCACGCGGTCCGCGGCCGGGATCGAGGTGCGGGGCGGCGCCCGGCCGACCGTGCGGCGCTGCACCGTCGACAACCCCGCGGGCATCGGCATCGCCGTACTCGACGGCGGGGGCGGGGTGTTCGAGGAGTGCGAGGTCGTCGCGGCCGGCCAGGCGGGCATCGCCGTGCGCGGTGGCGCGCACCCGCGTCTGGAGCGCTGCCGGGTCCACCACGCCTCGGGCTCGGGGCTGACGGCGACCGGTGAGAACTCCGCGCTGGAGGCCGTGGGTTGCGAGGTCTACGAGGTCCGGGGTTCCGGCGTCCAGATCACCGGCCGGGCCACCGCCCACCTCACCGACTGCGATGTGCACCGCACCACCGCCGACGGTGTCACGCTCGACACGGACGCCGTGCTGACCCTGGCCGACTGTCGTATCCACGACATCCCGGAGAACGCGGTCGACCTGCGTTCCCGCTCGGTGCTGACCCTGACCCGCACGACGGTGCGGCAGTTCGGCCGCAACGGCCTGTCGGTGTGGGATCCGGGCACACGCGTGGACGCCAACCAGTGCGAGATCTTCGACAGCACGGGCGACTACCCGGCGGTGTGGGTCAGCGACGGCGCCACAGCGGTGCTGGACTCCTGCCGGGTGCACGACGTGCCGGACGCCTTGTTCGTCCTGGACCGCGGTTCGCGCGCGGACGTCGTCGACAGCGACCTGTCCCAGGTGCGCAACACGGCCGTGTCGGTGAGCGACGGCGCCACCGCCCAACTCGACGACTGCCGGATCCGGGACGCCGCGACGGGCGCCTGGTTCCGGGATCACGGCAGCGGGGGCACCCTCAACAACTGCACCCTGGACGGCAACCAGACGGGCGTGATCGTCACCAAGGGCGCCGACCCCACCATCGAGCGCTGCACGGTCGAGTCACCGGCGGAGGCCGGGTTCTACGTCTCGGCGGGCGGCCGCGGCACCTTCCTGAACTGCCGGGTGCGGGGCAGCGCCGGGTACGGCTTCCATGTGATCGACGGCTGCCGCACGACGCTGAGGAAGTGCCGTACGGAGCGGTGCGCGCGCGGCGGGTACGAGTTCGCGGACGGCGGCCCGGACGCGGCCTCCGGCGGCCCCGACGTGGAGGACTGCACCAGCGACGAGAGCGCGGGCCTCAGGCCGCCGGTCCCGGCGCCGGAGACCGCCGTGCAGACGGTGGGCCAGTCCCCCGGGCTCCTCGGCGCGATCCCCGGCCAGCGCAGCACCGAGCAGGAGCCGCTGATCGCCGCCTCGGAGCCCGAGCAGCCGACGCGGACCTCCAAGGCCGTCCTCGGTGAACTGGACGCGCTGGTGGGCCTGGAGAGCGTCAAGCGCGAGGTGCGCGCCCTCACCGACATGATCGAGGTGGGGCGGCGCCGCCAGCAGGCGGGACTGAAGGCGGCGTCGGTCAAGCGCCACCTGGTCTTCACCGGCTCCCCCGGCACCGGCAAGACGACGGTCGCCCGGCTCTACGGCGAGATCCTCGCCTCCCTCGGTGTGCTGGAGAAGGGTCACCTGGTCGAGGTGTCCCGCGTCGACCTGGTCGGCGAGCACATCGGCTCCACCGCGATCCGCACGCAGGAGGCTTTCGACAAGGCGCGCGGTGGTGTCCTGTTCATCGACGAGGCGTACGCGCTGTCGCCGGAGGACTCGGGCCGGGACTTCGGCAAGGAGGCCATCGACACGCTGGTGAAGCTGATGGAGGACCACCGGGACGCGGTCGTGGTGATCGTGGCGGGTTACACGGCCGAGATGGAGCGCTTCCTCTCGGTCAACCCCGGTGTGGCGTCCCGTTTCTCGCGGACCATCACCTTCAGCGACTACGGCCCCGACGAACTGCTGCGGATCGTGGACCAGCAGGCCGAGGAGCACGAGTACCGGCTCGGCCCGGGCGTCGCCGAGGCCCTGCGGAAGTACTTCACGGCCATCCCCAAGGGCCCGGCGTTCGGCAACGGCCGTACGGCACGCCAGACCTTCGAGGCGATGGTGGAGCGGCACGCGAGCCGGGTCGCCCAGCTCGACGAGCCGAGCACGGACGACCTGACGCTGCTGTACGAGGAGGACCTGCCGGAACTGCCCTGA